The nucleotide window cgtcacgccGTCCAGGATCTTCGCCCCGCCACATCGCTGCACGTAGGTTGGGGCCGGACCCTGaggagcaccaccaccacggcagcttgccttgcttgcctggTCCCGGCCCTGATACTCGGCCCAAGAGGTTCCGGCCCAGCGGCGCACGCAGGTGCAGTCCCCTCCCTGTACGTAGCCGTAGCCGCAAGGGAAAGAGCAGATGCATCACGACCAACAATCTGGTGTCCCGCCTGGGTGCCCAATGCAGGTCCATCAATGAGTTGGGTATGAGTTGGGTATAACGTATTATACGCCCTCCAAATCCTGCTGAATCCGCTCGGCTTCTTCTCAAACATGATGCGTTTGTTGACCTATGGCCTCCGCTTTGTAAGAGGACTTCAGAAGATACGAGGGACAGTGCATACAGGGGGGAaacggccgcgccggcatcaAAAGCCGCGCGGTGATGGATCAGTGAGGCAGCCGGTGCGCCATAGGAAGTACGTCAGTAACTATGTGAGGCGAGAATATGGCCGTCCCGTCGTCCATAATCTCCATCGACCTTGAGGAGGCTCATCAAGTGCTCCATTCCGCTTCTTGGCCGGGTAGCCGGCGCCAGATCGCCCCTCTAACTCCGAGGCGGACTTGATGTGTATCTGCGCCTCTAACAGAAATTACAAATTCtctccagcagcgcgcctTTTCGCGCAGCTGACAGCCTCCTCGGGAATCTGAATATCGGTCCTGGGTGCCCATGTGCTACTACACTCCTGCGCTGCGTGAGAGGATGACGTCTTCCACCAGCCGTCACTGCCAGACCCCTGCTCCCACTTACATACGTCACAAATCACGGTCATGTAAAAGCCCATGGACCGTGAACCTCGAACACTGCGGTGGTCAACTAGACCTGCTCGTGACCGAACGTGCGCGCAAAGTTCGCAGACGATGTATCAAGGAGTCCAAAGTAAACTTTGTTCCCAACCGATGCCCCAAAGACTCAGCCATCAGCCAAATCATTCGCACCAAATCGCATCAAAAGCGGCTCCGATTTGGTGCGCATGGGCATGGTACTCGGAAACGCAACGATTTTTTGGGGGGCAGGGATGTGAGGACAACAGTAAGCACACACAAGGTGATCCCTGCCTGTGTGTGCGGCGAGTGGGTGGCAAGCCTTCTAGAAGGACAGTACCACGGACACGACGTCACCATCGCCCTTCTCCGAGTGTTTGAGAAATGGCTTGAGCGTCACAGCCACAGGGACTTGTTCATACCGCATGGGAATACGTAGGAAAGTCTCCAAACGCATCACCAACCTGTCTGTCGTGGACCGATATGTCTCCGTACAATGAAGTAACCCCCCACCTTTGGTCTTGCAACTCTCGGCACTAGAGCGATCCCCACCGCCATCCCGTGTTATCGCCGGACCCCCGAGCCCATAGTCACTGTTTCGTCAAGTGAAATGCACAAAGGCCATCAATAGGCTTAGGTATTAAGGCTGAATTGGCAGTACTGTACATTTGGCAATAGCCGCTCTCGCCCCTCCGCGGCGGATGCCCTACAAGAGCAAATACGCTGGTTCATGCCCGGTTGGTACGTAGGTATTCGTGCTCCCACACTCGGGTGGCCCCCTCTCATGCGACGGCGCAAGGCCGCTCCTAAAGGCCGAGAGGGAGCAAGACCACAAAACTCATAAGACGGGCTGCCAGGTTTCGCTGCGGTGCTGGGGCGTCCGGCACCGTTGTCCAGCAACGCCTGCCAGTGCAACCGGGAGGATGCAATCGACTAGTAAGAGAGAAAAACAAAGCGTCATGATTGATCATTGTTGCACAGGGTGCTCCGATCCTTGTCCTCCGCCGTTCCCTAGCGGTGACTCCGCTTTGTCGGTATTACTCGTTTCGTAGGTTCAGGCCGTAGGTCGTTATCAATAGTCGTCATCTTGTTGCTTTTGGTCACCAGCCCTCCCAAAACGGGTAGGAAAGATGGCAAAGGTATCTGAGGAAACCGTGTTGTCAAGCCGGAAACGCCGAACATCCACAAGCAAGTAAAAAAAGAGGCCCTGGGCTCTATGGGCAAGTAAAACAGAGGGAAACAGGCAGAACCGAGCCGCTCCGATCGGATAGGACGATTAAAGACCGGACTTGGGGAACGAGTAGCGGTTTCGCCgcacctcctcggcggcccgCAGATTGCGCTCCGCCGCttgctgggcctgctgcttggccgccagAGCGTTGATCTTCTCGCGGGCCTTCATGAGGCTGCTGTTGTCCTGCTGCTTAATCTTGGCGCGGATGTCGTAGAGAGCCATGAGCGTGCTGGCCCGCTCGAGGTCATCATCGACCTACATGACGTGACACCTGTCAGTCTCCGCAAAAGAACCCTAGCATCGGGATCGCCCTTACGTCCGAGTCCACCCGGCGGGGAGTCCCCGGGATCGAGCTGGTCGCGGAGCCGGGGCGCGAACCGGACGAGTTGATGAGAATGCGGCGGCCCAGCTTGTCGAACTTGggcggcacgccgccctcggcggacCAAGTCCGCTTCATGGACGAGGAAGGTCGCGACTGGGTCTGCTGTAGCTGAGACTGGGCTTGAGTCTGAATAGCGCTCGCGACGGCGGACTCTGGCTTGACGACGTCGGTCCTCATGGTGGGAATGTTCGCGTTGACTATGGCAGCCGCGGCCTCGGGTTCCTGTAGTTTGCGGGATGCCATCAGTCAGCCGTGGCATTATCTACGTGGGATGGAGCCAAGAGAAGGAGACGAACCGCAGCTCCAAGGTTGCTCAGGTCGGCGAGCACCTGGGACAACTGGATGCTCTCCATTGCGCGCCAGGACACGTGACGATGGTTGCGATTTGCTTCTATTGAAGTGGAGGCTGCAGAGGATGTTTGGTGGAGGACGGGAGCGCCAGGTCCCCCGCCGTGGGTCGTACAGCCAAGGGAAGGAAGACGCTTATGGGAGGTTGTGCTGGCCACAGATGCTCTGCGGGCTATCGGACGACCGCTCGATTGACTGTCGGTTGCGGGCGCGAACTGTAGTAGGCGTACGCGAGGCAGAAAATGCGTTTTCACCAGGCAGCTGGATAATTTCGGTGTCGtggtgtttgtgtgtgtgcagAAGGCGGTcgcgcgcggtggtggtgctggtggtaTGTGGTGGACGAGTTGTTCTTTTTCTTTCTGCCCGCCCAGCTCAGTCAGCTTGCCGTGGACGCAagcgggcggtgggcgggcgcgagggGTGGtagcatcggcggcggcggcggcagctggggaGGCGGGGGGATTGGGTTAGGTTGCCACCTGAAGCGCTGCAGTACGCGGAGTGAAGGGGGGACCCATCAATCCAAGGACTGCCTGGATGCCCGGACACCACTGCAAACCCCCATCCCAGGGTTCCAGACTGGCCTGGCCGCACCTAAATGCCTCTTTGTGTAACGACCCAGGGAGCCAGCTTCCCTGTCATCGATTTTCAAAAAGTCCTCTCTCTTCCGAAATGTCTGTGAtcctgctgcggcgtcgttCATCCTAGTACGTATTGCATCTTCTCGGCTCCTTGACCAAGCTCCCCCGTCCCGGCGTAGAGTGCATGATCCATTGATCCGTGAATGCACGTTTGTATCTACCTTGCAAGATTCGGACGGCACTGCaggcaatggcggcggccccgccaGAGCTGCACGACAAAAGAAAGCAAGATCCTTAGCGGCCGCCATCCCCCACACTTTTCGAGGTCAGATGGGGTAGGCCGGCCCCTCCGACCCCCCGTGTCAGCAACCCGCCCCAGCGCCTAGCGATTAGCAGCTCCAACCTTTTTTGCAGTCAGGTTGGTACataggtactaggtaggcaGTCAAGGCAGTGCACCTGGGTCCCTTTGGGCCCTCCATCCATGACTCTAGGTAGGTCACCGAGCGGCGAGTGATGGCTCCAGCAGGGCCTTGCCACAAAcagcctgccgccgcagcctcagGCGAGACGACAATGAGCACCA belongs to Purpureocillium takamizusanense chromosome 1, complete sequence and includes:
- a CDS encoding uncharacterized protein (EggNog:ENOG503PEVP); the encoded protein is MESIQLSQVLADLSNLGAAEPEAAAAIVNANIPTMRTDVVKPESAVASAIQTQAQSQLQQTQSRPSSSMKRTWSAEGGVPPKFDKLGRRILINSSGSRPGSATSSIPGTPRRVDSDVDDDLERASTLMALYDIRAKIKQQDNSSLMKAREKINALAAKQQAQQAAERNLRAAEEVRRNRYSFPKSGL